The proteins below are encoded in one region of Gopherus flavomarginatus isolate rGopFla2 chromosome 12, rGopFla2.mat.asm, whole genome shotgun sequence:
- the NELFE gene encoding negative elongation factor E, producing MLVLPPTLTEEEEALQKKFAKLKKKKKALLALKKQQSSTSQASQGGIKRSISDQPVVDTATATEQAKMLVKTGAISAIKAENKNCGFKRSRTLEGKLKDPEKGPAPTFQPFQRSLSADDECQESRRPQRKSLYESFVSSSERLRDPEKQPEDERDLEKEPERGEGLRTFEWDYDRDRSRERSRERDRERDRDRERDSSFRRSDSFPDCRAPRKGNTVYVYGTDMTQSLLRGAFSPFGTIIDLSMDNPRNCAFVTYEKMESADQAIAELNGAVVEDVQLKVSIARKQPMLDAATGKSVWGSLAVKNSAKGSHRDRRSQVVYNEDLF from the exons ATGCtcgtcctgccccccacccttactgaggaggaggaggccctGCAGAAGAAGTTTGCTAAGCTGAAGAAGAAG AAAAAGGCTCTTCTGGCTCTAAAGAAGCAACAGAGTTCGACCAGCCAGGCGAGCCAGGGAGGCATTAAACGCT ccatcTCGGACCAGCCGGTGGTGGACACGGCCACGGCCACGGAGCAGGCCAAGATGCTGGTGAAGACGGGAGCCATCAGCGCCATCAAGGCGGAGAACAAGAACTGCGGATTCAAGCGCTCGCGGACGCTGGAGGGGAAGCTGAAG GACCCTGAGAAGGGACCAGCCCCCACCTTCCAGCCCTTTCAACGCAGCCTGTCAGCCGACGACGAATGCCAGGAG TCCCGGCGCCCCCAGCGGAAATCCCTGTACGAGAG CTTCGTGAGCTCCAGCGAGCGCCTGCGGGACCCCGAGAAGCAGCCGGAGGACGAGCGGGACCTCGAGAAGGAGCCGGAGCGCGGCGAGGGGCTGCGCACCTTCGAGTGGGACTACGACCGGGACCGCAGCCGGGAGCGGAGCCGCGAGAGGGACCGCGAGAGGGACCGGGACCGCGAGCGGGACAGCAGCTTCCGCA GGTCGGACTCGTTCCCGGACTGCCGCGCCCCGCGCAAGGGGAACACGGTTTACGTGTACGGCACCGACATGACCCAGAGCCTCCTGCGTGGAGCCTTCTCCCCCTTCGGCACCATCATCGACCTCTCCATGGACAACCCCCGCAA ctgcgCCTTCGTCACCTATGAGAAGATGGAGTCAGCGGATCAGGCCATCGCTGAG CTCAATGGGGCCGTGGTCGAGGACGTGCAGCTGAAAGTCAGTATCGCCCGCAAGCAGCCCATGCTGGACGCGGCCACCgggaaatctgtctggggatcacTGG CCGTGAAGAACAGCGCGAAGGGCTCCCACCGGGACCGGCGCTCGCAGGTGGTCTACAACGAGGACCTGTTCTga
- the SKIC2 gene encoding SKI2 subunit of superkiller complex protein isoform X10, producing MSWRRGEHFRGRGRPAAEMERMKLPPRGPLELPLSMLEVGCAGRFELITRAEGPDGDTFPLSTLPHGLPPSAMELASELERRVLASPEWLPLHRFDRAPRVWLREKDVWSLLETDTTPVHSTLQTERDPTTGQILAFREAPLDNMGLSAKNSLSFQRAPGPPAQALRGSSTNYPFWPGGMDEPSMEQISARGHLEEHIDFERDLLTVPPGWKKGVEFKPQAAALKASPGLLPLAGLLGALDSFELAGSSDDEEEKGRTKAKGPRGKEGETPPAPTPTVQRADSLEELVLKEVTPEPPLPPQAVPPQPPKEQWAIPVDISSPVEDFYKRIPDPAFRWPFEPDVFQKQAILHLEKHDSVFVAAHTSAGKTVVAEYAIALAQKHMTRTIYTSPIKALSNQKFRDFKNTFGDVGLLTGDVQLHPDASCLIMTTEILRSMLYNGSDAIRDLEWVIFDEVHYINDAERGVVWEEVLIMLPEHVNIILLSATVPNTLEFADWIGRMKQKQIYVISTLRRPVPLEHHLYTGNSQKTQHELFLLLDARGTFLTKGYYAAVEAKKERSSKHAQTFGAKQPTHTGTGPGQEKGVWLSLMDALRKRDQLPVVAFTFSRARCDDNASALTTLDLTTSAEKSQIHLFFQKCVSRLKGSDRQLPQVLHMVELLKRGIGVHHSGILPILKEVVEMLFSKGLVKILFATETFAMGVNMPARTVVFDSVRKHDGSGFRDLLPGEYIQMAGRAGRRGLDTTGMVIVLCKTCVPEMADLHRMMLGKPTQLQSQFRLTYTMILNLLRVEALRVEDMMKRSFSEFHSRKDSQAHEHAIAQLSRQLAAMEEVDTSGQLSDLPEYCRAVQELQETRRVIQRRVAESASGLKALAPGRVVIVSNRAHRNAVGVILQVSSDAANRTFTTLVLCEKTPERGDTGGSSPTPEVPFPDDLLLNKLFLPEGPCGHAVEQLGPCDLVALTGKTLRVNAERILEDVKKRQMPRFRSDPPGPSAVQAAQELLRLAEGGAGGLPRLDPVGSLQLKELAVVEGVMRLRRLEEALPGFQCVHSPRFPQQYLRLAERLRLRAELEHLRFLLSDQSLLLLPEYQQRVEVSPAPRPCPTALPHGPQGTSNMWR from the exons ATGAGTTGGCGGAGGGGGGAGCACTTCCGGGGCAGGGGGCGGCCCGCGGCGGAGATGGAGAGAATGA AACTGcccccccgggggcccctggagctgcccctctCCATGCTGGAAGTGGGCTGCGCCGGACGCTTCGAACTCATCACCCGCGCGGAGGGGCCTGATGGGGACACGTTCCCCCTCTCCACG CTGCCCCACGGGCTGCCCCCCTCGGCCATGGAGCTGGCCTCGGAGCTGGAGCGGCGCGTCCTGGCCAGCCCCGAATGGCTGCCCCTCCACCGCTTCGACAGGGCCCCCAG GGTCTGGCTGCGGGAGAAGGACGTCTGGTCGCTGCTGGAGACGGACACCACCCCCGTGCACTCCACGCTGCAGACAGAGCGGGACCCCACCACGGGGCAGATCCTGGCCTTCCGAGAG GCACCCTTGGACAACATGGGGCTGTCGGCGAAGAACTCGCTCTCCTTCCAGCGGGCGCCAGGgccccctgcccaggccctgcgGGGCAGCAGCACCAACTATCCCTTCTGGCCAG GCGGGATGGACGAGCCCAGCATGGAGCAGATCAGCGCCAGAGGCCACCTGGAGGAGCACATTGACTTCGAGAGAG ACCTGCTGACGGTGCCGCCGGGCTGGAAGAAGGGGGTGGAGTTCAAGCCGCAAG CTGCAGCGCTCAAGGCTTCCCCGGGGCTGCTGCCCCTGGCCGGCCTGCTGGGGGCGCTGGACTCCTTCGAACTGGCTGGCTCCAGTGAcgatgaggaggagaaggggaggacgAAGGCCAAGGGGccgagggggaaggagggagagacacccccggcccccacccccacagtgcaGAGAGCAGACAGCCTAGAGGAGCTGGTGCTGAAG gagGTGACCCCTGAGCCCCCGCTGCCCCCCCAAGCCGTGCCCCCGCAGCCCCCCAAGGAGCAATGGGCGATTCCCGTCGACATCTCTTCGCCTGTAGAGGACTTCTACAAACGCATCCCCGACCCGGCCTTCCGG TGGCCGTTCGAGCCGGACGTGTTCCAGAAACAGGCCATCCTGCACCTGGAGAAGCACGACTCGGTCTTCGTGGCCGCGCACACCTCGGCGGGGAAGACGGTGGTGGCCGAATACGCCATCGCCCTGGCCCAGAAGCACATGACCAG GACCATCTACACCTCCCCCATCAAGGCTCTGTCCAACCAGAAGTTCCGAGATTTCAAGAACACCTTTGGGGACGTGGGGCTGCTGACGGGAGACGTCCAGCTGCACCCCGATGCCTCCTGCCTCATCATGACCACCGAGATCCTGCG GTCGATGCTGTATAACGGCTCGGACGCGATCCGGGATCTGGAGTGGGTGATCTTCGACGAGGTTCACTACATCAACGACGCGGAg CGCGGcgtggtgtgggaggaggtgctgATCATGCTGCCGGAGCACGTGAACATCATCCTGCTGAGCGCCACCGTCCCCAACACGCTGGAGTTCGCGGACTGGATCGG GCGGATGAAGCAGAAGCAGATCTATGTGATCAGCACCCTGCGGCGCCCGGTGCCCCTCGAGCACCATCTCTACACGGGCAACAGCCAGAAAACCCAGCACGAGCTCTTCCTGCTCCTCGACGCCCGCGGCACCTTCCTCACCAAGGG GTACTACGCGGCGGTGGAGGCGAAGAAGGAGCGCTCCAGCAAACACGCCCAGACCTTTGGGGCCAAGCAGCCCACGCACACGGGCACCGGGCCAGGCCAG gagaagggcGTGTGGCTCTCACTGATGGATGCGCTGCGGAAGCGGGACCAGCTGCCCGTGGTGGCCTTCACCTTCTCCCGCGCCCGCTGCGATGACAACGCCTCCGCGCTCACCACCCTCGACCTGACCACGAGCGCCGAGAAGAGCCAGatccacctcttcttccagaAGTGCGTGTCCCGTCTCAAGGGCTCCGACCGCCAGCTGCCCCAG GTGCTGCACATGGTGGAGCTGCTGAAGCGGGGCATCGGGGTGCACCACAGCGGGATCCTGCCCATCCTCAAGGAGGTCGTGGAGATGCTCTTCAGCAAAGGGCTGGTCAAG ATCCTCTTTGCCACCGAGACCTTCGCCATGGGGGTGAACATGCCGGCCCGCACCGTGGTCTTCGACTCTGTCCGCAAACACGACGGCTCCGGCTTCCGTGACCTGCTgccag GCGAGTACATCCAGATGGCGGGGCGGGCTGGGCGCCGGGGGCTGGACACCACGGGGATGGTCATCGTTCTCTGCAAGACTTGCGTGCCCGAGATGGCCGACCTGCACCGCATGATGCTG GGGAAGCCGACCCAGCTGCAGTCCCAGTTCCGCCTGACCTACACCATGATCCTGAACCTGCTGCGGGTGGAGGCGCTGCGCGTGGAGGACATGATGAAACGCAGTTTCTCCGAGTTCCACAGCCGCAAGGACAGCCAG GCCCACGAACACGCCATCGCCCAGCTGAGCCGCCAGCTGGCAGCCATGGAGGAGGTGGACACAAGCGGGCAGCTGAGCGACCTGCCCGAGTACTGCCGGGCCgtgcaggagctgcaggagacGCGTCGCGTGATCCAG AGGCGGGTGGCGGAGTCGGCCAGCGGGCTGAAGGCTCTGGCCCCGGGTCGAGTCGTGATCGTCAGTAACCGGGCTCACCGGAACGCCGTGGGGGTGATCTTACAG GTCTCCTCAGATGCGGCGAACCGGACGTTCACCACCCTGGTGCTGTGTGAGAAGACCCCTGAGCGGGGGGACACAGGAGGGAGCAGCCCCACCCCGGAGGTTCCCTTCCCTGATGACTTGCTGCTCAACAAGCTCTTCCTGCCTGAAG GGCCCTGCGGCCACGCGGTGGAGCAGCTGGGCCCCTGCGACCTCGTGGCGCTCACGGGCAAGACGCTGCGGGTGAACGCCGAGCGCATCCTGGAGGACGTCAAGAAGAGACAGATGCCGCGGTTCAG GAGCGACCCCCCTGGCCCCTCGGCGGTGCAGGCGGCCCAGGAGCTGCTGCGGCTGGCGGAGGGGGGCGCCGGGGGGCTGCCCCGCCTGGACCCggtgggctccctgcagctgaaGGAGCTGGCAGTGGTGGAGGGCGTCATGCGGCTCCGGCGCCTGGAGGAGGCGCTGCCCGGCTTCCAGTGCGTCCACAGCCCCCGCTTCCCCCAGCAG
- the SKIC2 gene encoding SKI2 subunit of superkiller complex protein isoform X5, protein MSWRRGEHFRGRGRPAAEMERMKLPPRGPLELPLSMLEVGCAGRFELITRAEGPDGDTFPLSTLPHGLPPSAMELASELERRVLASPEWLPLHRFDRAPRVWLREKDVWSLLETDTTPVHSTLQTERDPTTGQILAFREAPLDNMGLSAKNSLSFQRAPGPPAQALRGSSTNYPFWPGGMDEPSMEQISARGHLEEHIDFERDLLTVPPGWKKGVEFKPQAAALKASPGLLPLAGLLGALDSFELAGSSDDEEEKGRTKAKGPRGKEGETPPAPTPTVQRADSLEELVLKEVTPEPPLPPQAVPPQPPKEQWAIPVDISSPVEDFYKRIPDPAFRWPFEPDVFQKQAILHLEKHDSVFVAAHTSAGKTVVAEYAIALAQKHMTRTIYTSPIKALSNQKFRDFKNTFGDVGLLTGDVQLHPDASCLIMTTEILRSMLYNGSDAIRDLEWVIFDEVHYINDAERGVVWEEVLIMLPEHVNIILLSATVPNTLEFADWIGRMKQKQIYVISTLRRPVPLEHHLYTGNSQKTQHELFLLLDARGTFLTKGYYAAVEAKKERSSKHAQTFGAKQPTHTGTGPGQEKGVWLSLMDALRKRDQLPVVAFTFSRARCDDNASALTTLDLTTSAEKSQIHLFFQKCVSRLKGSDRQLPQVLHMVELLKRGIGVHHSGILPILKEVVEMLFSKGLVKILFATETFAMGVNMPARTVVFDSVRKHDGSGFRDLLPGEYIQMAGRAGRRGLDTTGMVIVLCKTCVPEMADLHRMMLGKPTQLQSQFRLTYTMILNLLRVEALRVEDMMKRSFSEFHSRKDSQAHEHAIAQLSRQLAAMEEVDTSGQLSDLPEYCRAVQELQETRRVIQRRVAESASGLKALAPGRVVIVSNRAHRNAVGVILQVSSDAANRTFTTLVLCEKTPERGDTGGSSPTPEVPFPDDLLLNKLFLPEGPCGHAVEQLGPCDLVALTGKTLRVNAERILEDVKKRQMPRFRSDPPGPSAVQAAQELLRLAEGGAGGLPRLDPVGSLQLKELAVVEGVMRLRRLEEALPGFQCVHSPRFPQQYLRLAERLRLRAELEHLRFLLSDQSLLLLPEYQQRVEVSPAPRPPGYQQRVEVSRAQRPCPTALPLGHQSTSKAWR, encoded by the exons ATGAGTTGGCGGAGGGGGGAGCACTTCCGGGGCAGGGGGCGGCCCGCGGCGGAGATGGAGAGAATGA AACTGcccccccgggggcccctggagctgcccctctCCATGCTGGAAGTGGGCTGCGCCGGACGCTTCGAACTCATCACCCGCGCGGAGGGGCCTGATGGGGACACGTTCCCCCTCTCCACG CTGCCCCACGGGCTGCCCCCCTCGGCCATGGAGCTGGCCTCGGAGCTGGAGCGGCGCGTCCTGGCCAGCCCCGAATGGCTGCCCCTCCACCGCTTCGACAGGGCCCCCAG GGTCTGGCTGCGGGAGAAGGACGTCTGGTCGCTGCTGGAGACGGACACCACCCCCGTGCACTCCACGCTGCAGACAGAGCGGGACCCCACCACGGGGCAGATCCTGGCCTTCCGAGAG GCACCCTTGGACAACATGGGGCTGTCGGCGAAGAACTCGCTCTCCTTCCAGCGGGCGCCAGGgccccctgcccaggccctgcgGGGCAGCAGCACCAACTATCCCTTCTGGCCAG GCGGGATGGACGAGCCCAGCATGGAGCAGATCAGCGCCAGAGGCCACCTGGAGGAGCACATTGACTTCGAGAGAG ACCTGCTGACGGTGCCGCCGGGCTGGAAGAAGGGGGTGGAGTTCAAGCCGCAAG CTGCAGCGCTCAAGGCTTCCCCGGGGCTGCTGCCCCTGGCCGGCCTGCTGGGGGCGCTGGACTCCTTCGAACTGGCTGGCTCCAGTGAcgatgaggaggagaaggggaggacgAAGGCCAAGGGGccgagggggaaggagggagagacacccccggcccccacccccacagtgcaGAGAGCAGACAGCCTAGAGGAGCTGGTGCTGAAG gagGTGACCCCTGAGCCCCCGCTGCCCCCCCAAGCCGTGCCCCCGCAGCCCCCCAAGGAGCAATGGGCGATTCCCGTCGACATCTCTTCGCCTGTAGAGGACTTCTACAAACGCATCCCCGACCCGGCCTTCCGG TGGCCGTTCGAGCCGGACGTGTTCCAGAAACAGGCCATCCTGCACCTGGAGAAGCACGACTCGGTCTTCGTGGCCGCGCACACCTCGGCGGGGAAGACGGTGGTGGCCGAATACGCCATCGCCCTGGCCCAGAAGCACATGACCAG GACCATCTACACCTCCCCCATCAAGGCTCTGTCCAACCAGAAGTTCCGAGATTTCAAGAACACCTTTGGGGACGTGGGGCTGCTGACGGGAGACGTCCAGCTGCACCCCGATGCCTCCTGCCTCATCATGACCACCGAGATCCTGCG GTCGATGCTGTATAACGGCTCGGACGCGATCCGGGATCTGGAGTGGGTGATCTTCGACGAGGTTCACTACATCAACGACGCGGAg CGCGGcgtggtgtgggaggaggtgctgATCATGCTGCCGGAGCACGTGAACATCATCCTGCTGAGCGCCACCGTCCCCAACACGCTGGAGTTCGCGGACTGGATCGG GCGGATGAAGCAGAAGCAGATCTATGTGATCAGCACCCTGCGGCGCCCGGTGCCCCTCGAGCACCATCTCTACACGGGCAACAGCCAGAAAACCCAGCACGAGCTCTTCCTGCTCCTCGACGCCCGCGGCACCTTCCTCACCAAGGG GTACTACGCGGCGGTGGAGGCGAAGAAGGAGCGCTCCAGCAAACACGCCCAGACCTTTGGGGCCAAGCAGCCCACGCACACGGGCACCGGGCCAGGCCAG gagaagggcGTGTGGCTCTCACTGATGGATGCGCTGCGGAAGCGGGACCAGCTGCCCGTGGTGGCCTTCACCTTCTCCCGCGCCCGCTGCGATGACAACGCCTCCGCGCTCACCACCCTCGACCTGACCACGAGCGCCGAGAAGAGCCAGatccacctcttcttccagaAGTGCGTGTCCCGTCTCAAGGGCTCCGACCGCCAGCTGCCCCAG GTGCTGCACATGGTGGAGCTGCTGAAGCGGGGCATCGGGGTGCACCACAGCGGGATCCTGCCCATCCTCAAGGAGGTCGTGGAGATGCTCTTCAGCAAAGGGCTGGTCAAG ATCCTCTTTGCCACCGAGACCTTCGCCATGGGGGTGAACATGCCGGCCCGCACCGTGGTCTTCGACTCTGTCCGCAAACACGACGGCTCCGGCTTCCGTGACCTGCTgccag GCGAGTACATCCAGATGGCGGGGCGGGCTGGGCGCCGGGGGCTGGACACCACGGGGATGGTCATCGTTCTCTGCAAGACTTGCGTGCCCGAGATGGCCGACCTGCACCGCATGATGCTG GGGAAGCCGACCCAGCTGCAGTCCCAGTTCCGCCTGACCTACACCATGATCCTGAACCTGCTGCGGGTGGAGGCGCTGCGCGTGGAGGACATGATGAAACGCAGTTTCTCCGAGTTCCACAGCCGCAAGGACAGCCAG GCCCACGAACACGCCATCGCCCAGCTGAGCCGCCAGCTGGCAGCCATGGAGGAGGTGGACACAAGCGGGCAGCTGAGCGACCTGCCCGAGTACTGCCGGGCCgtgcaggagctgcaggagacGCGTCGCGTGATCCAG AGGCGGGTGGCGGAGTCGGCCAGCGGGCTGAAGGCTCTGGCCCCGGGTCGAGTCGTGATCGTCAGTAACCGGGCTCACCGGAACGCCGTGGGGGTGATCTTACAG GTCTCCTCAGATGCGGCGAACCGGACGTTCACCACCCTGGTGCTGTGTGAGAAGACCCCTGAGCGGGGGGACACAGGAGGGAGCAGCCCCACCCCGGAGGTTCCCTTCCCTGATGACTTGCTGCTCAACAAGCTCTTCCTGCCTGAAG GGCCCTGCGGCCACGCGGTGGAGCAGCTGGGCCCCTGCGACCTCGTGGCGCTCACGGGCAAGACGCTGCGGGTGAACGCCGAGCGCATCCTGGAGGACGTCAAGAAGAGACAGATGCCGCGGTTCAG GAGCGACCCCCCTGGCCCCTCGGCGGTGCAGGCGGCCCAGGAGCTGCTGCGGCTGGCGGAGGGGGGCGCCGGGGGGCTGCCCCGCCTGGACCCggtgggctccctgcagctgaaGGAGCTGGCAGTGGTGGAGGGCGTCATGCGGCTCCGGCGCCTGGAGGAGGCGCTGCCCGGCTTCCAGTGCGTCCACAGCCCCCGCTTCCCCCAGCAG